Genomic window (Nicotiana sylvestris chromosome 7, ASM39365v2, whole genome shotgun sequence):
TATTATCCTGATCCGAGTTACTTAAACTCATAAACTGAGTGTTAGCATTGTGTGGCAGATTGAAAAAAATAGGAACTTTTAGTAGTATTTTAATCAAGAAATTAAATGTTAGAACCCACTGAAATTGTGTCTTAAGTGGTTAGACACTTTCCCGACTTACTCTTTCTAGTGTGTGTATTTGATGACAATGCTGCTTCAAATTGTTTCTCAAGATGGCATCATAATATTGTTTACAGATATATGTAGGTTTACATGTTTCAACTAAGTCAAATATTGGTGTAGTGATTTTGGATAGCTAAAGGATAGATTTTCGATTCAGTTAATTGGGAAGGGCGATAAGGTTGATCTTAGACGGCTTGTGGTTAATGTAGAGTCCACACTACCCTTACTGTTTTTCATAGCTCCGGACCTTATTTGCTGGTTATTGTTATTGTATGTCATCTATTTTATGGTTTTTAGgatattttcactatttttatgATTTATGTTGACGATACTGATGAATTGTCTCTTCTTGTTTTATTTCCATCTTCCTGAGCCgaaggtctatcggaaacaatctCTTGGCTCTatcgggataggggtaaggtctgcgtacacactaccctcttcAGACCCCACTTTGTAAAATTTTATTAGGTCGTTGTAGTTGTTGTTAGTTGGGGAAGGGCATGAATCTTGAATTGCTTGCTATAAAGGAAAGCTCATAAGCATGCAATGATTTGTTTGAAGCAGTCAGTCTTGCCAGGTACAGAAAAGGAAAACAATAGTGGCCAGGTTTCTTTAGTTGTCAAGGGTGGAGATAACCGCAAGAATGACTCAAATGTCTAGTCCTCTAGAGAGAGTTACATATTTTAATAGCAGAACAACATGAGATTTTCCTAATGCTATCCTTCCTTAAACAACCTCTATACAAACTCCCCTCACCCTTTTCAAATCAACTCATTTTACAAGATAATAAGTACTCCTACTAACTATGATTTTCTATAGTCGCTTCTCTTTTTTCGCTCTTCTTGGCCGCTTCGCTCAACGGCCAGAAACAAATAATGAATTGGCTGATAATTGGTTCCCTTCAATCTGAATTTTCTTAGCTTTTGCCTTGTCCAAGCGTGCCCGTCTTACAGCTTCTTGGACATGGCGGTCGTGATCTTTCAACATCTGATCCATTTTGCCTGATGGAACTAGTAGTGGCCCAGAATAGTGAATTTTGTTGCCTTTTGATCCATATCCCAGCTGAACATGAAGAATGAGCAAATTAGACTACGGCTAAAACCATCATAGGTTTCGAAAACATATAATGTGAATATGTTGATAGGCTTCTTACAAGAACAGGATCATTGTTGCTGGTTCTACCATCCTCATTTTGATGTGAGCTCGCAAGTGAATGATTTTTCTGCTCTTGTTTCATCGCGGAATGTGAGACCTCTTTGAAGGATCCAGGAAACCTGGCTATAAGTTTAGGAACCTCTTGTTTATGTGGACCAGACTTGTCTGGCCGATCTTCAGAGAACATGCTTCTCCTCGCAGCGACTAGACCAGACATAGCTGACAAATCCGCAACAGAAAGTTTTGGGGCATCTTCCATATTCTTTCCAGCTTTTGCCCAGGCAGCTCGGTGAGTCAATGGCCCGGAATGGGAACCTCGCTTATGCAGCCGCGCTTGAGGATCATTGTTTGCTTCTTCCACAACCTGAGATGGTCTAGGGGGATCAATTGGAAAACCAGAGGCAACTTCTTCCTGATGAGAGTTGAACATCTCACTTCTGCTTTTTGAATTGGATTGACCTTGCCTTTTCTGCATAGAGTGTGCCAAACCACATGAATACAGaacaaattaacaaaaaattGTAGTTTCAAAGTTTGAACAGGACAAGCTAAGGATAGGCAAGACTAGATAATTGGAACACCAAAAGTGCTATTAATTTCTAAACAACACAAAGGTTAAGCCGTTGTAATGCTAAAGAGTGAGGAAAATGGTTGCTGAAGAAGTGAAGATACTAATATGCGGAGTACTCCTTTCTACAGAGCCAGCATGCAATTGTACTAGCATTTATCAACTGATCAACAACTGAGCCTTTTCTCTTCCATGCTCTCATGTTTTAAAGCTTAAATGACTAGATGCCGCATGCACGACCTCCTCTTCCCAAGCACccaccaaaaaaagaaaaaaaatctgattGTTGTGACCAGCTGTTAAGCGATATAGAGTAATTTCATGGGCATAATAAGAGAAGATTCCAAGGTTACTTGGTTTGTTCAAGTCGGTGACTCAGAGAAAGTAGTATTTTACCCCATGGGCAGATCAATGTCTTATCGTAAAAGATTACCTGCATAGATGAAACTAATTCAGCATTGGCTTCGGGTGCAGGGACTGCACGCGATTCTCTCGTTCCTCTCCTTTCTAGGTCATATCTATGACCCTTGTTTCCAGCTGCCGCTTGCCTAAAAAAGCATTGATATTATCAGCATACAAACAAGACCACATCAACCAACACATCAATTATATCTTAATGACCATCTGTAACTGACAATTCTGGAGCACATGAAATAAGAAGCTGGCTAAAACATATTTATGTTTTCTGCTAAACTGCTACATTTACCTTCGAGCTTCTTCATCCCGCACTTTAGCATCAAATTCCTTGCTCGGAGGATATTTTGGCAAGCTCAAAGGATCACAAGGAAGTGGCTTTGTTGTAAAAAACTGAAATGAAGCAGGCTGGATaatcaaaaatttgaaaattgtTGTCTAATCATGGCCATTTGGGCTCCATAGCATCAAAATGGatgaagaaaacagaaaaaacgTAATAAATTTCAAGACAAAGCACCAAGGAGGCACTATCATCAAATTAGTATCTAAGAACACAAGACAGTTCAACTCAGATAAAGCGACATGTCCTTTTGATACAAATTGCAAATAGTGAACTTTTAGTAttgaggtaggggtaaggtctgcgtacacactacacACTAcactgggttttttgttgttgttgtttagtatTTGCATATAATGAAATATTATTTATAGCCAAACAACTCTAAGAAGATTTGATCTTTAAGAAACTTCATACCTCACTCTTCAAGGCAGAGGCTGATGACCCACGATCGGCAGGATCTATTGAAAGTAAAGTTTCTATAAGTGCTAGTGCTGGTGCAGGAAACTCTTTAAATGTTTCTGCAACACAACGCCTATAAGGTTGTTGGGGCTTGAAGATTGTTGCATGGGGCAACCTCGATTTCCTCCAGTACTCCTCAGAAGGTGATCCACACAGTTTGAAAATCTTATGAAGCTGCTCAACCTACAGCACAGATTATGCACTTTGCTTTTATGACATGTTAAGCTAGAATGCAAGATTAATAGATAGACAATGAAAATAGTTATACAAGAGAAAATAACTACGGATAGGATAAGTAACAGGCCAATAATGTTGAGTAAAGACACAATTAATGTTCCCTGTCAGAGAAAATTCAAACTACCATCAACTGTTCATCATATCAGACTGCAAGATACACCTAACAGGATGACAAAGGATCAATAATGATTAATGAGTAAATGAGCTTCAAAAGAAGTATACAAGACCATATGCTACAACACCTATGGCATCCTAACCTTTCAAAGACACGTCAAAATCACATAGTTGAGCAACTTCCTCGCATTTCACTATCGAAGGAGCACCAATATCATTTACATTCTCAAACTTCCAATGGTAACTCCATATACCAGGCAGTGGAAAAATGAAAAACTATCATCCATGAGCCAAGACCAATTTGTCGTACACTGCAATACTAACCATCGACTAGCTTCCTAAGAAGCCACTACTACTTTTTTTATCAAGCAATGAAGCCAGTACTTCCATTTCAAAGTTGAAGTCACCATGGCCACACCAAGTAAGAACAAAAGAAATGCTGAAGTTCACATCCTAACTCACTTGTATCACATAGGCACTCTAAGTAAGATGGTTAAGGTATTTTAAAGAAATATACGCTAATAGGATGCTTCAAAATTCTCAGGGCTGGTATGATTTTCTCTATTGACAATGGTTTTGAACCTTCTCTAAAATGAAGTGTGATTTACTGATGGATTTCACAAAGAACTGTCTTATGTGTCGCCAGTATCAAGAACCAGAAAGCAGGATACCAGCAAATGACAGTACAAACTCCACAATTTGGATAACTGGTGCATTGaacctacaacaacaacaacaacaacaacccagtataatcccacttattggggtctggggagggtagtgcgtacgcagaccttacccctaccctgggatagagaggctgtttccaaatagacccccggcatccttccctccaagaacttcccaccttgctcttggggagactcgaactcacaacctcttggttggaagtggaggttgcttaccatcagagcaacccctcttgtctaagAGGTGCATTGAACCTATGAGCTCAAAAGACCCTGACTATATTTGATTCCTAGTAACTCTTAAGCAAAGCATTGGTAACCATTATGATATTCAGCCATGGGACCCTGATGTATTCTATTTTGATATCAGTAAAATGGGTACaatacaaaaaaacaaaaacaaaagattAACAAAGAACATACCTCCGTTCTTCCTGGCATTATTGGCTTGCCAGCATAAAGTTCTGCAAGTATGCAACCAGTGCTCCACAAATCCACAGCAGTCCCATAGTAAGTAGCACCGAGTAGCAGTTCGGGAGGTCGATACCAGAGAGTCACTACACGGCTAGTGAGAGGCTGGCTTTGATGAGGATCAAAAAAGCTAGCAAGACCAAAATCAGCAATCTTCAATATGCCATTATTGTCAATTAAAAGGTTGGAGCCTTTTATATCACGATGTAAAACACCACGACTGTGACAATGATCAAGTCCACATAAAAGTTGCTGCATGTAACATTTGACCTACAAAAGGCAAATACAGTTTTCCACTTAGGCGAACAAACAGAATAAACCATGGAAAAAAGAAttaatgaaatgaaaagagaaagagagcCAAGCTCTTCCTTCCTCGTGAACAGGTTATAAAAAAGTGAGCAAATTCAGAGGCATATTTATTTACATGCAAGAACACAATCTCACAACAGGAAGCCAAGTGAGCATCTCCATTGATACAAGTCAAAGGTAAGACTATCAGGATTTTCAGCGGTAAAAGTTTAACTGGTAAAACAGATAATGTAATTTGCAAAAGCATTAAGTGGATAGATACTGAAAGCAAATTCAAATACCTGTGACTCAGTAAACTTAAGACCAGGGTGTGACGCTAACCCTGCCAAATCATGCTCCATGTACTCAAATACAAGGTATAGGCTGCAAGACATCCTAGAAGTAACTAAACCTTCTAATTTTATTATGTTTGGATGATCAAGCCTCCGTAGTATGTGAATCTCCCTCGCCATGAACCGAACACTCTCAGGTTCTAGGTTATCAAATCTCACTTTCTTCAAAGCGACGATCTTCCCTTGATCAAGATCACGAGCACGGTAAACATTGCTGTAGGTGCCCTGACCAATCTATGGAGCCATTAAACGAAGTATCAAGTTAGCCTCATTCACGCATCAAGTATATCAAAAAGTGAACAAATCACACAATGTTTTAGCCACTCCATTTGAAACTAACAAAGGCATAAAATCTTCCCCTGTGAAAATACTAGTTGAGCACTGGTATGCTAGTATTGCAGAATAGCTGTGACAGTAAACAGTAGCAATTTTCTGCAATTATCATCTGACCAGATACttactaaggggtcgtttggttggaatacggcTTATGCCGGTACAAGTTATGTTGGgattagttatgctgggattgttgtttattcattgtttggtatgttgtattaagaatgacaattgcataatttctaagaagaatgtataagttataccggtgctaattaccccaccctctataaggtataagttatcccggtgttaaaattaacaccgggataacttatacctggtttgctaaccaaacagagtattaaggtggtattaaatttttataccacccctataccttcttatacctcataccaaacgacccctaaaagaAGAAGAGGTGAGTTGTTCATGATATCTGAAACAACTGAATCAGCCAAATCCGGCCTGCACAGCCGTGTTCTGTAATTGGGCTGTAGCGAATTGCTGAACATTTACTTGTTCAGGCCTATCCAAACATTACGAATAGATGTACTTGTTCACGGAAAAAGAAAAGACACATGTACAAATCAATTAAACATTTACTGCTAAATTAATGTGTACATTTATTCTGCTTTATTTGGGGAAATTACATTCCAATTATATTCCTTGCCATTCAACACCACACATGGGTAGCGATGTACTGCATACCTAAGAGAGAACATCCTAATGAACTCAACATTTGATTTGTGGTATTATGACAATTTTAACAATGAATGTCAACCTACCGTAACCCTTTATTTCTATTGGAACTTAGACAAGATATCTAACTCACATAATGAAGTATATGTCTAAATTAACGATGTTCCTTGACAGCTGAGGAATAGCTCAATGGGAAAAGCCCTAAGCCTCCAACTATGAAGCTGAGGCTTGAACCACCAAATGGACAAAAGTGGGTAGGATTACCATATTGGAAAAACAAATTAATTTCTTGCCCATTTTCCTAGATTTATATCAGAATAAACTTGATATTGGCTATACCATGCACCCAAAATCTTCCAGCTCCAACTCAGTGCTGAAGTGGAACATTTCCCCTTTCTCGGATTTTGCACAACACTAGTACATGAATTATCAGAAAGTAAAGATTCACTCATGTGGGGGAGGGAGAAAGAGACAATTATGTGACAATTCTCATGAAATGCTTGGAGTTTCTACAGTAGAATGAAAAGTCAGAGACACAAAATTAAAGGTGCATACTTTATCCAGCTTCTCAAAAGAATCAGCTCGTCTCGGCACCCATCCTCTGATAGCTTCACCGGCAACAGCAGCAAGCCAAGGTGGCCATCCAGCAGCAACCTGTTCCCCTTCACTCCCTTTTGGTAATATCCCAATTCCAGGATGATGCGTAGCAACAATAAACTCTTGCTTTTCCCTTTTCCTCTCATAATTCTCACTCTGCAATCTTACTGAACCATTTACTTGTTTATCAATTAGCATTGCCTTCCCATCAATGCTATCCAAACGATCTTTAACCCTATAAGCTGATTCCTCTCGTCTTGATGAACCAGCCCTTGGCCCTCTCAAACTTGCAGCACTTTTACTCGACAATCTCTCCCTTGGACTATCTCTACTGTCTTCAATGGCAGAGGGCTTACCGCAAACACAACCCATCTCAAATACTTACCACTCTAAAAAGCACCAAACACTTCAACCCCACCTCCCAAAATCACATCTTTTCACTAATAAACCTCCTCAATTTCAACAAAACTCGCTTTCCAATTACTAGGGACCAACCAATTAGCAAAATTAAAGTAACCCCGCCTCCCAAAATCACATCTTTTCACCAATAAACCTCCTTACTTTTCAACAAAACACACTTTACAATTACTACAGAACAACTAATTATCAGAATTAAAGCAACCCCACCTTCCAAAATCAAATCTTTTAGCCAATAAacctcctcattttcaagaaaaCGCTACTTCCCACATAATACAAGTCTACAAAATGATTCAAAGAACCAAAGAAAACTAAGAAAACAGTTCAATACAGAAGAGTATAAATGTACAGCCACTAAAATTGTGCAAATGGGTTCAAAAGAAAAGAGCTAGAAATGAAATGTTGAAGTGAGTGTCGTAGAGTGTGTATGAGAAGTTGGGTGGAGGAGAAAGCATGGTTGTGGATCTAGGGCACGGATGGATTGAGTTTTCAGGGGGGGATACAGAAAAGAGAGAGATAAAAAGAGATTAATTTTGGAAAATGAGTGTTTTACACAAAAAAAAAACTGTTAGGTGGATTTTATATTCTGACCGCCGAAGAGCAGCTTTTTTAATAAATACACTTCACAGTAcccagtgtgtgtgtgtgtgagagaaaCAGAGAGAAAGGAAGCTGGGAAGACCGATGCTGTTCCGTTGTGACATTCTTAACATGTTAAGTTGTTAACCACGCGCACAACACAACAAACTACCTGCCATTACTTTATTTATTACTCCATTTCAGTTGAATTTCTTATTTATGACTCCACCTAAATCACCTCTTACTTAAAAGTTAAAATTAATAAGTACTCTACTTATTTTACTACTTTGTTCATAAATATCTTATTTAAATATAAATACTCTCAACTTTGTTCGCATTTATTGCTTGTTGTTTAGCCGTTTAAATAGTAACATTATAATGGAGCTGGGATACATTAGTAATATGCGTAGTACAAAATGTAAAATTACTTTAAACCATATTCTTATAGTGGCATAACGTTATAAATTTTATGTGCGTACACACATGCGCAATTAGAATATATGTTATTCAAGCTCAGTGTTCATAAATGTTAGTAGCACTTTTTAGATTTATTTACTTATCTAATTTTACTGATTATATCATCTTCtttcttaatttattttatattagTAATTGTATATTTATCATCAAAGATTACGACAAAATAATAAGTACACATTCATCTTTAATCAGAGATCTCGAGTTTAAATTATAAGAATGGAATCGTTTTTTGGTAGGATAATGCTTTACCACTAAATTAAATCTTCTCGTTGTAAATTCAAATTAATTGAGCATCAGAACAAATATCATACTATATCAAATTGggaattaaaaaattacaaattcACGTATTAGTAGCAAGATGCTCTTCCATCTCTACtttgaaaattgaaattttgataAGACTTAGCACAAATATAAAACACTTCTAATTGTTAATGCTTCTCGTACAAAAGTCTAAGGTTGTCTTGTAGCTATCCACACCACATGTGATTAGGGAGATTTTCAAACAGTTTTGTCGATAAGTGACTACTTTGATTTgtcttattttaaaattttaatctAATTGGGCCCAGAGCTACCTGTACACTTACAAGTCGGAGAGGTCGTGCAAGAGCGTGGGAATGAGGCGCGTAGGGGAAGAAGGGTTTTACTGCTATGCTGTCTCTGTTTTCTGCACAAAGTAGTGTGCCTTTGCTCAGGGCCTGGGCCTGGGCCTGGGCCTGGGGAGTGAGTGAGGAGGGGTGGGGGGCTGGTTCCTACTTTTCTTTGGCTTTTATATTTGTGGGGTCTTCACGCATTAATATGATAAGTTAAGACCTTTTAGTGCAATTATTATTCCTCATTTACCTACTGAGCCACTTATTTCCCTACATTTTTAAAAACCATTAATTACGA
Coding sequences:
- the LOC104232991 gene encoding probable serine/threonine-protein kinase At1g54610; this translates as MGCVCGKPSAIEDSRDSPRERLSSKSAASLRGPRAGSSRREESAYRVKDRLDSIDGKAMLIDKQVNGSVRLQSENYERKREKQEFIVATHHPGIGILPKGSEGEQVAAGWPPWLAAVAGEAIRGWVPRRADSFEKLDKIGQGTYSNVYRARDLDQGKIVALKKVRFDNLEPESVRFMAREIHILRRLDHPNIIKLEGLVTSRMSCSLYLVFEYMEHDLAGLASHPGLKFTESQVKCYMQQLLCGLDHCHSRGVLHRDIKGSNLLIDNNGILKIADFGLASFFDPHQSQPLTSRVVTLWYRPPELLLGATYYGTAVDLWSTGCILAELYAGKPIMPGRTEVEQLHKIFKLCGSPSEEYWRKSRLPHATIFKPQQPYRRCVAETFKEFPAPALALIETLLSIDPADRGSSASALKSEFFTTKPLPCDPLSLPKYPPSKEFDAKVRDEEARRQAAAGNKGHRYDLERRGTRESRAVPAPEANAELVSSMQKRQGQSNSKSRSEMFNSHQEEVASGFPIDPPRPSQVVEEANNDPQARLHKRGSHSGPLTHRAAWAKAGKNMEDAPKLSVADLSAMSGLVAARRSMFSEDRPDKSGPHKQEVPKLIARFPGSFKEVSHSAMKQEQKNHSLASSHQNEDGRTSNNDPVLLGYGSKGNKIHYSGPLLVPSGKMDQMLKDHDRHVQEAVRRARLDKAKAKKIQIEGNQLSANSLFVSGR